Genomic window (Chondrocystis sp. NIES-4102):
AAACTAATTCTCACCTGTTAAAGCATGATACTATGCTTGGCGTTTTACATGACGCAGATATTCAATATGATGCTAACTCTCTAATCGTCAATGGCAACACAATTAAATGCGTCTCTGATCGCAATCCTTTAAATTTGCCTTGGAAAGATTGGGACATTGATATTGTTATTGAAGCTACTGGGGTATTTCGTGATTTAGAGGGCGCAGGCAAACATTTACAAGCTGGAGCAAAGAAAGTAGTTATTACTGCTCCTGGTAGTGGCTCGGGTATTGGAACTTATGTTATGGGTGTTAATGACAAAGCTTATAAACCTGGGGAATATGACATTGTAAGTAATGCAAGTTGTACTACTAACTGTTTAGCTCCCATTGCTAAAGTTATTCATCAGCAATTTGGTATTATTAAAGGTACAATGACCACCACTCATAGTTATACTGGTGACCAACGTATTTTAGATGCTAGCCATCGTGATCTTAGAAGAGCAAGAGCAGCAGCAGCTAACATTGTTCCTACTTCTACTGGTGCAGCACAAGCGGTAGCTTTAGTATTACCCGAACTTAAAGGAAAATTAAATGGTATTGCTTTACGTGTACCTACTCCTAACGTTTCAGTTGTAGATTTAGTTGCTCAAGTTGAAAGAAAAACTATCGCTGAAGAAGTTAACGAAGCACTTAAAAAAGCTTCTGAAGGTGAACTTAAAGGAATTTTAGGTTATACTGATTTGCCTTTGGTTTCTTCTGATTTTAGAGGTACTGATGTATCCTCCACAGTTGATGGACTTTTAACTATGGTAATGGATGGCGATATGGTTAAAATTATCGCTTGGTACGATAACGAATGGGGTTATTCTCAACGTGTTGTTGATTTAGCTGAATTGGTTGCTAGTCATATGTAAGTTAATAAGATTTAGTATACTATTTATTTAAT
Coding sequences:
- a CDS encoding glyceraldehyde-3-phosphate dehydrogenase, type I; this encodes MVRVAINGFGRIGRNFVRCLIGRENSNLELVGINDTSDPKTNSHLLKHDTMLGVLHDADIQYDANSLIVNGNTIKCVSDRNPLNLPWKDWDIDIVIEATGVFRDLEGAGKHLQAGAKKVVITAPGSGSGIGTYVMGVNDKAYKPGEYDIVSNASCTTNCLAPIAKVIHQQFGIIKGTMTTTHSYTGDQRILDASHRDLRRARAAAANIVPTSTGAAQAVALVLPELKGKLNGIALRVPTPNVSVVDLVAQVERKTIAEEVNEALKKASEGELKGILGYTDLPLVSSDFRGTDVSSTVDGLLTMVMDGDMVKIIAWYDNEWGYSQRVVDLAELVASHM